From the genome of Blautia hydrogenotrophica DSM 10507:
ATGCTACAAGGAGGTGCAGAAAATGGGACTTTTTGATTTCTTTAGGCAACCAGATATTGACCAGGGGGTAAGAGAGTACCAGGCGGATTCCGGTGCAGTGTTGCTGGATGTACGAACTGGCCAGGAGTACAACGAAGGCCATATTCCCGGCAGTAAAAATATACCGTTGCAGGATATTGGCAAGGTTGCATCTATAATCACGGGGAAAGAGACCCCCTTGTATGTATACTGTCACTCTGGGGCTAGAAGCCGTCAGGCGTTCTTAGCGCTGCAGCGTATGGGATATACCAATGTAGTCAATATCGGCGGAATCGCCTCATATTCAGGAAAGGTGGAAGTATGATATGAAGGTTGTCATTGTAGGTGGAGTGGCGGCAGGAGCGACAGCTGCGGCCCGCATTCGAAGATTAGATGAAAATGCTGAGATTGTGGTGTTTGAGCGATCAGGGTATATTTCCTATGCTAACTGTGGCCTGCCTTATTATATCGGAGGTGTGATCGAAGACCCTGAGGACCTGACTCTTCAGACACCGGAGAGTTTTTATTCCCGGTTTCGGATAAAGATGAAAATACATCATGAAGTTACTGCGATTGACCCCGGTTCTAAGAAGGTATCTGTAAAAAATTTAGAAACTGGGGAAGCGTTTGAAGAGAGCTATGATAAGTTGATTCTTTCACCAGGGGCGAGGGCAGCCCAGCCTGAAATTCCAGGAGTGGGACTTGAAAGGGTATTTACCATGCGCACAGTGGAAGATACTTTTCGCATCAAAGAATATATCAGTCAATATCGGCCGAAATCAGCAGTGCTGGCGGGAGGTGGGTTTATTGGACTGGAATTGGCAGAAAATCTAAGAGAGCTTGGAATGAAAGTTACCATTGTACAGAGACCTAGACAGCTAATGAGTCCTTTTGATTCGGATATGGCCTCTTTCATTCACAATGAAGTGCGCAGGCACGGTGTAGAGCTGAAATTGGGGTATACGGTGGAAGGTTTTGAGGAAAGAGACAGTGGTGTGGACGTACTCTTGAAGGATTCAAAGCCCCTCCATGCGGATATGGTGATTCTTGCGATTGGGGTTGTTCCCGATACCCATCTGGCAAAGGCGGCTGGACTGGAACTGGGAATCAAAGGGAGTATTGTGGTCAATGAAAGAATGGAGACTTCTGTTTCGGATATCTATGCGGCGGGAGACGCGGTTCAGGTAAAACACTATGTTACGGGAACGGATGCCTTGATTTCATTGGCAGGACCTGCCAATAAACAGGGGAGAATTATCGCGGACAATATCTGCGGCGGCGACAGCTGTTATTTAGGCTCTCAGGGCAGTTCTGTCATCAAGGTTTTTGATCTGACCGCGGCTGTCACAGGCATCAATGAGACTAACGCAAAAAAAGCAGGACTGGATACGGACACGGTGATTTTATCTCCTATGAACCATGCCGGTTATTACCCGGGAGGCAAAGTAATGACCATAAAATTGGTCTTTGAAAAGGAGACTTACCGATTGCTGGGAGCGCAGATTGTGGGTTATGAAGGGGTTGACAAACGGATAGATGTGCTGGCTGTTTCCATCCATGCTGGTCTGAAAGCTACGCAGCTCAAAGATTTAGAACTTGCCTATGCTCCTCCATATTCCTCAGCAAAAGACCCAGTCAATATGGCAGGGTTTATGGTTGACAATATATCCAAAGGTAGGCTGAAGCAATGGCATTTGGAAGAGGCCGCTTTGCTGCCACGTGATGGCAGCGCAGTACTGCTGGATACCAGGACCGCAGAGGAATTTGCCAGGGGCCATATCGACGGGTTCCAGAATATTCCGGTGGACGAGCTGAGGGAGCGTCTGGGAGAGATTGAGAGAGACAAGCCCGTCTATGTAATCTGCCAAAGCGGCCTGCGAAGCTATATAGCTGTCCGGATTCTGGAGGGAAACGGCTATGAAGCCTATAATTTTTCAGGAGGATTCCGTTTCTACGACGCGGTGATGAATGACCGCTGCCTGATCGAGACGGCGGCCGCCTGCGGAATGGACGGGTAGAAGGTTTTGAGAAAGCTTTTAGGGCTGTTTTGCCGCTGCGAATCAGGAGACATTTTAATGAGTATAAAGAAAAGACGGAAAAGGGCTGTTGTAGATGAGAAAACATGCGTTGCTTGTGGGTGTTGTGTGAAGGTATGCCCGAAAAAGGCAATCGAAGTTATCAGAGGAATCACAGCGAGGGTGAATGCGGAAAAATGTGTCGGATGCGGTAAATGTAAGAAGGAATGTCCGGCTTCAGTCATTGAAATCCAGGAGGCGGCAGTATGAAGAGAAAGTGGTATGATTATCTGTGGATTTTGTCACTGACATATCTGGCTTTGGGATTCTTTAATATTCTTTTTGCATGGCTGGGGCTGCTTTGCTTTTTTATTCCTATTTTGATTTCTGTCACAGTGGGAACCAAGGGGTATTGTAATCGGTATTGCGGCAGAGGGCAGCTGTTTTCACTTCTGGGCGGGAGATTTGGATTTTCACGCAAAAAGGATATCCCGAAATGGATGAAGAGCAGAGGATTTCGGTATGGTTTTCTGGTATTTTTCTTTCTTATGTTTTTCCAGATGCTTTGGAATACATATTTAGTATTTGCGGGAACTCAGGATTTAAGACAGATGGTTACTCTGCTGTGGACCTTTCAGGTACCGTGGCACTGGGCATATCATGGTACCTTGTTTCATGCCGGTGCGGCTCAGTTTGCTTTTGGTTTTTACAGTGTGATGCTGACTTCTACTGTGCTGGGAATTGTTACAATGATCCTGTTCAAGCCGCGAAGCTGGTGTGTTTACTGTCCTATGGGAACAATGACCCAATTAATCTGCAAGGTGAAGAATAGAAAACTATAAAATATAAGAAACACATGACCGCATTGCGGCGGAGATGAAAATGCTGCTGATGCAGCTCGCCGCAGGCGGAGCAGGATTCTTTTTTATGGGTTCTGTAATTGTTCTAGTTTTTTTCTGTCCAAAATCACAATAGTACCGCGGGAGAGCTGGACGATGCCCTCATTTTGAAAATACCGGAGCATTCTGGTTATGACTTCCCTGTGAGATCCCAAGTGTTTCGCGATGGTCTCATGGGTGATTTTCAGTTCACTGGCTTGTTCGATGGAAGACTCCTCCAGAAGAAAGGCTGCCACACGTTTGTCCAGACTCTTCCACAGAATTTGTTCCAGAAGCCACATGACATCGGAAAACCGGCTGGCCATCAGCTCATTGGTGTAGTTCGCCACGGGCGCGGACTGTTCCATGATGTTTTTGTAGACCTCTGCCGGTATGACCCAAAGCTCCGTATCTTTTTCAGCTTCAATAATTACTTCAAATTGGATAGAACGCATGATGCAGGAGGCAGAGAGCAGACATATATCCATATCGAATAGGCGGTAGATTGTGATCTCCCGCCCTTCGTCAGACAGAATGTAAGCTCGAAGCTGCCCTGATTTAATGAGAAACAGCCCTGCACAGTCTGCGTTTCCATTGTGAAGAAGCGTTCCTTTTTTGACTTTTTGGGCGTTCAGGCTGCCGAGTATTTGATTTTTTTGAATCGTATTCAGTTGATTCCATACTGGAAAAATATTTTGAAAATCCATATCAATCCCTGCCTTTTGATACAATCAGTATAGTTTGCTTTAGAGCAGATGTCAATCACAAGTCCGTTGTCTGGACAGGCACGTATATTAAAAATATATTGTTGTTTGTGCTGTTTACAGTGGTCTGCCGAAATTTATTTCGATTGTCTGCGGCGATGAAAGTGAATTTTTTCAGATGGTATTGTCAGAAAGACGGGTTGAAAGTATAATGTCTGTATTGAAGAGACATTTATTTGTTCGAGAGATTAGAGCATTTTTTTCGGAGGTGGAACAAAGTGGCAGGGATTAAGGATGTGGCCAAGAGAGCGCGTGTCGGTGTGGGGACAGTATCCCGGATGCTGAACGATAGCGGCTATGTGGCTGAGGGAACCAGGGAAAAGATTGAGATTGCTATGAAAGAACTGAATTATACTCCCAATGAACTTGCCAGAAATCTATATCATAAGCGGACAGGGATTATTGCGGTTCTTGTCCCGAATGTGTCGAATCCTTTTTTCTCAGAGTTTGTCGATCACGTGGAGGCTGAGCTATACGAAACCGGATTTAAGATGATGCTCTGCAATGCGGCAAAGGCATGCAGCGCAGAGCGCGAGTATCTGGATATGCTGAATCGTCACATTGTGGATGGGGTGATTACAGGAGTCCACTCTCTGGATGTGGAAGAGTACAAAAAGATTCATAAGCCTATTGTAGCCTTGGATAGATATCTGGGAGAGCATATTCCAGTGGTAGCAGTCGACCATAAGGAAGGTGGTCGTTTGGCAGCAGAGACACTGATTGATTGTGGATGCAGAAAAATTCTGCATTTTAAAGGTGCGACAGCGGTGAAATCCCCCTATCATGACAGGCACTATGAGTTTGAGCGTGTTATGAAGAAGAATCAGGTAGAAACCTATTCATATGAACTGGAATGGAATCGTTTTGATTCTGAGTATTATCGAGAAGTCGTCGCAGATGTGTTTTCGAAAGAAATTGATTTCGACGGTGTATTTGCGGTAGACGAATTGGCCATTGAATGTATGAATGAGGCGATACGGAGACATTTCAAAGTGCCCCGGGACGTGAAGTTTGTCGCTTATGACGGGACTTTTATCACGGAGATGGTGGAGCCTAAGATGACGGCTGTTGTACAGCCGATTGCCAGCCTTGCAAAAGAGTCTGTGCGGTTGTTAAATGAGCTGATAGGCGGAAGAGAATATAAAAATAAGCGGGTTGTTCTAGGCGTACAGATCAGAAAGGGAAATACTACAATTTCTTAATGAGAATTGCACAAAATGATATGTATATTATCTGGTATATTGCACAAAGTGTAGAGAAATAAGTAAAAATACATTGACAAACAGGACATAAGTAATATAATGAAATTGTAAAGAGGATTTCTCTTTATTTGTTTTTAAACTTATGTGGAACGCGTTCCACATATTTTTAGAGCAGATATGGAACGCGTTCCACATTTGTTGTGTAAATAAGAAAAGCCTTGTCACGCTAATGCGCGAAAGTCTTTTCCTAATTACACAAACGTTTCGCGTGGATCGCACTGCGGCGGAGTGAAAGATGGCGCTTTGCGCCCCGCCGCAGGCGGAGAATCCTGCAAGCAGGATTCTTTTTTATAAAAGCAGAATATGATGAACCATTCCAAAATATTTAGATAGAAATTTTGGACGGTATTTTGGAAAAGGGACATTATATAAATTCCGTATGCAGCTCCAGCGTGATTTCAGAAGGGCTTCGGGCAGTGAATGAACGTGGACAGACAAGCACTGCTTGCAGTAAAATGAATGTCTGAGAGAGAGATGGGGAATAAATTATGGAAACGGAATCACAACAATTTATAAGACGAAAGGGAGGACAAGAATGAAAAAGAAGATTCTAAGTGTTTTGCTGGCGGCAGCAATGGTGGGAACAATGGCGTCTGGATGCGGTTCAAAGGAAGAAGAGCAGGCACAAAAAGGTGATGGAAACAGCATCACAGTCTTGGTGGAGAGCGGCTCTCCTGCAGAGGCTCTGGCAAAGGAGACAGCGGCAGCTTTTGAGGAAGAGACTGGCTGTGAGGTTGTAGTGGATGCGGTTGCCTATACTGGAATGTATGATAAGCTTTCTACAGAGATCAAGGCAAAACAGGCTGCGCACGATGTGGCATGTATGGATGTGGTATGGCTGGCAGCATTTGCCGATGCCATCGAACCGGTGACTGGGGCAGACACGAGCGATTTTCTTCCGACTTTGGAAGACAGCGGTACGATCGACGGAAATCTTCTTGGATATCCGATGTGGGTAAACTCGAAGATACTGATATACAGAAAAGATCTGATTCCTGAGGAGAAGGTTCCAAAGACCTGGGAAGAGTATCAAAACCTGGCCAAAGAACTGACGACAGAGGAGATGACTGGTACAACGGTATTTGGTAGTGGTTCTGATGGTGTGTGTTCTTTCCTTGACTTCGCCTGCCAAGCTGGTGCAGAGGGGTTGATTTTTGACGAGGATGGCAACGTGAACATTACAGATCAGGCTTATGTGGATGCTCTGAACTTTATGGTGGAGAATGCGAATGCGGATTATACTCCAGACGATTCTCTGTCTACAGCAGCTACAGAGTCTCAGGAGCTGTTTACCAATGGAAAGATTGCAATGCAGCTGAACTGGAGTCATCAGTATCCGGCGGCAGTGGAAGCTCTCGGAGAAGATAAAGTCGGCTGTGCGCCAATGATCGCAGGAGATGCCGGTATCGGAGCGACGACTGGCCCATGGTATGAGTGTGTGATGAAGAGCTCTGAAAATAAAGAGATGGCACAGAAGTATGTGGAGTTCATGTATGACCACAATGCTGACTACATGGATTTGACGCTGAAGATTGCGGGCAGAACTTCCGTATATGAGGAGGCAGCAAAAGAACCGGGCAATGAGCACACTACAGCAGTTTTAGAGACTCTGGGCGCTGAGCAGTCTCAGCCAAGACCTAT
Proteins encoded in this window:
- a CDS encoding Crp/Fnr family transcriptional regulator — translated: MDFQNIFPVWNQLNTIQKNQILGSLNAQKVKKGTLLHNGNADCAGLFLIKSGQLRAYILSDEGREITIYRLFDMDICLLSASCIMRSIQFEVIIEAEKDTELWVIPAEVYKNIMEQSAPVANYTNELMASRFSDVMWLLEQILWKSLDKRVAAFLLEESSIEQASELKITHETIAKHLGSHREVITRMLRYFQNEGIVQLSRGTIVILDRKKLEQLQNP
- a CDS encoding rhodanese-like domain-containing protein codes for the protein MGLFDFFRQPDIDQGVREYQADSGAVLLDVRTGQEYNEGHIPGSKNIPLQDIGKVASIITGKETPLYVYCHSGARSRQAFLALQRMGYTNVVNIGGIASYSGKVEV
- a CDS encoding ABC transporter substrate-binding protein — protein: MKKKILSVLLAAAMVGTMASGCGSKEEEQAQKGDGNSITVLVESGSPAEALAKETAAAFEEETGCEVVVDAVAYTGMYDKLSTEIKAKQAAHDVACMDVVWLAAFADAIEPVTGADTSDFLPTLEDSGTIDGNLLGYPMWVNSKILIYRKDLIPEEKVPKTWEEYQNLAKELTTEEMTGTTVFGSGSDGVCSFLDFACQAGAEGLIFDEDGNVNITDQAYVDALNFMVENANADYTPDDSLSTAATESQELFTNGKIAMQLNWSHQYPAAVEALGEDKVGCAPMIAGDAGIGATTGPWYECVMKSSENKEMAQKYVEFMYDHNADYMDLTLKIAGRTSVYEEAAKEPGNEHTTAVLETLGAEQSQPRPMVSTWPQIEEVLTGVVESCLGGADVEETLETAKTEIETIGK
- a CDS encoding LacI family DNA-binding transcriptional regulator, whose protein sequence is MAGIKDVAKRARVGVGTVSRMLNDSGYVAEGTREKIEIAMKELNYTPNELARNLYHKRTGIIAVLVPNVSNPFFSEFVDHVEAELYETGFKMMLCNAAKACSAEREYLDMLNRHIVDGVITGVHSLDVEEYKKIHKPIVALDRYLGEHIPVVAVDHKEGGRLAAETLIDCGCRKILHFKGATAVKSPYHDRHYEFERVMKKNQVETYSYELEWNRFDSEYYREVVADVFSKEIDFDGVFAVDELAIECMNEAIRRHFKVPRDVKFVAYDGTFITEMVEPKMTAVVQPIASLAKESVRLLNELIGGREYKNKRVVLGVQIRKGNTTIS
- a CDS encoding 4Fe-4S binding protein, coding for MSIKKRRKRAVVDEKTCVACGCCVKVCPKKAIEVIRGITARVNAEKCVGCGKCKKECPASVIEIQEAAV
- a CDS encoding FAD-dependent oxidoreductase; the protein is MKVVIVGGVAAGATAAARIRRLDENAEIVVFERSGYISYANCGLPYYIGGVIEDPEDLTLQTPESFYSRFRIKMKIHHEVTAIDPGSKKVSVKNLETGEAFEESYDKLILSPGARAAQPEIPGVGLERVFTMRTVEDTFRIKEYISQYRPKSAVLAGGGFIGLELAENLRELGMKVTIVQRPRQLMSPFDSDMASFIHNEVRRHGVELKLGYTVEGFEERDSGVDVLLKDSKPLHADMVILAIGVVPDTHLAKAAGLELGIKGSIVVNERMETSVSDIYAAGDAVQVKHYVTGTDALISLAGPANKQGRIIADNICGGDSCYLGSQGSSVIKVFDLTAAVTGINETNAKKAGLDTDTVILSPMNHAGYYPGGKVMTIKLVFEKETYRLLGAQIVGYEGVDKRIDVLAVSIHAGLKATQLKDLELAYAPPYSSAKDPVNMAGFMVDNISKGRLKQWHLEEAALLPRDGSAVLLDTRTAEEFARGHIDGFQNIPVDELRERLGEIERDKPVYVICQSGLRSYIAVRILEGNGYEAYNFSGGFRFYDAVMNDRCLIETAAACGMDG